The Fusarium graminearum PH-1 chromosome 2, whole genome shotgun sequence genome includes a region encoding these proteins:
- a CDS encoding proteasome component Y7: MADRYSFSLTTFSPSGKLVQIEYALNAVNQGITALGIKATNGIVIATEKKSSSPLADQSSLSKISDITPNIGMVYSGMGPDYRVLVDRARKVSHTEYKRIYNEYPPTRILVQDVARVMQEATQSAGVRPYGVSLLIAGWDEGIEPEDEEDDKSQEDSEEKKVNRKTGGIHKGGPMLYQVDPSGSYYPWKATAIGKSATKAKTFLEKRYSEELELEDAIHIALLTLKDNIEGEMNGDSIEIGIVGAPADHLLGLEGVEGATGPRFRKLTPQEIEDYLTSL; encoded by the exons ATGGCGGATCGTTACTCCTTCTCCCTCACAACCTTCTCCCCCAG CGGAAAGCTGGTACAGATTG AGTATGCCCTCAACGCTGTAAACCAGGGTATCACTGCCCTTGGCATCAAAG CTACCAACGGTATCGTTATCGCCACCGAAAagaagtcatcatctcctctcGCCGACCAGAGCTCCCTCTCCAAGATCAGCGACATCACCCCCAACATCGGCATGGTATACTCCGGCATGGGCCCCGACTATCGAGTATTGGTGGACCGAGCCCGTAAGGTTTCGCATACCGAGTACAAGCGCATCTACAACGAGTACCCCCCTACCAGAATATTGGTGCAGGACGTCGCCCGAGTTATGCAGGAGGCCACCCAGTCAGCCGGTGTTCGACCTTATGGTGTGAGTCTCTTGATTGCTGGTTGGGACGAGGGCATTGAGcctgaggatgaggaggacgacaAGTCCCAAGAGGAtagcgaggagaagaaggtcaacaGAAAGACTGGAGGCATCCACAAGGGAGGTCCTATGTTGTACCAGGTTGACCCCTCTGGTAGTTACTACCCATGGAAGGCTACAGCCATCGGCAAGAGTgcaaccaaggccaagacattCTTGGAGAAGCGATACTCTgaagagctggagcttgaggatgcCATCCACATTGCCCTGTTGACGCTGAAGGACAACATTGAGGGTGAGATGAACGGTGACAGCATCGAGATCG GTATTGTTGGTGCCCCCGCGGACCACCTTCTGGGTCTCGAGGGCGTTGAGGGGGCTACCGGACCCCGTTTCAGAAAGCTGACCCCtcaagagattgaggatTACCTGACGAGTCTATGA